One window of the Cloacibacillus sp. genome contains the following:
- a CDS encoding metal-dependent hydrolase, whose protein sequence is MPKLRFLGHSAFYIESDGFKALIDPFLTNNTQAVEQASDFTEVDVIFLTHTHGDHLGDTIEIALRTGATVFTCSETATWLAAQGVRTESMHVGGRVTYPFGRVKMTPAIHGDPIIENGEVRYGGLACGYVIELAGKRLYHAGDTALTMDMQLLAAEHIDVACLPIGGCFTMDIEDAARAVGFINPVKAIPMHYNTFPKIKADPEDFVTAVSNASLLSTEIIVLQPGETLEY, encoded by the coding sequence TTGCCGAAACTTCGTTTCCTTGGACACAGCGCGTTTTACATTGAGAGCGACGGCTTTAAGGCGCTCATAGACCCGTTTTTGACAAACAACACGCAGGCCGTGGAACAGGCCTCTGACTTCACCGAAGTAGACGTCATATTTCTCACCCATACGCACGGAGACCATCTCGGAGACACGATAGAAATTGCTCTGCGCACCGGCGCCACAGTCTTCACCTGCAGCGAAACGGCCACCTGGCTTGCGGCGCAGGGCGTGCGCACGGAAAGTATGCACGTAGGCGGACGCGTGACCTACCCGTTTGGCCGCGTCAAAATGACGCCCGCCATCCACGGCGACCCGATCATTGAAAACGGAGAGGTCCGCTACGGCGGCCTTGCCTGCGGATACGTCATCGAACTTGCGGGCAAAAGGCTCTATCACGCGGGAGACACGGCGCTCACTATGGACATGCAGCTTCTTGCCGCCGAACACATCGACGTAGCCTGCCTGCCGATAGGCGGATGCTTCACGATGGACATAGAAGACGCGGCGCGCGCCGTAGGCTTCATCAACCCAGTCAAGGCGATCCCGATGCACTACAACACCTTCCCCAAAATAAAGGCCGACCCGGAAGACTTCGTGACCGCAGTGAGCAACGCAAGCCTCCTCAGCACGGAGATAATAGTGCTGCAGCCCGGCGAAACACTGGAATACTAA